CTTTGACAGAATCCAGGACATCTCCATCCTGTTCAACGTGATCATCATTCTGCTGATGCTGTTTAACACCTTCGTGTTCCAGGTCGGCCTGGTCGCCATATTGCTAGAGCGGTTTAGAATGCTGCTAATGCTCTCTGCTCTCTACCTGACCTTGAGCATCATACTCCACTCCTGGCTTATGGTACGTAACAGCACTGGAGAGTAGTTACCAGTGTTGTCAGGTGACTTAACAGATGAAAAGTTGTCCAGTTCCCCAACAGTTTGGTTTCATAAATGAGAAGAAGATTATCAAGTATAATACTTttcatcctctctgtcttttaaGTAAAGTGACGTTTCCTGTTTTCTATCATCTTTTCAGAATCTGCGTTGGCTGAATACCAACAGATTTGTGTGGACAGACGGTCTTCAGGTGCTGTTTGTGTTCCAAAGAACA
This genomic stretch from Hippoglossus hippoglossus isolate fHipHip1 chromosome 3, fHipHip1.pri, whole genome shotgun sequence harbors:
- the LOC117759142 gene encoding transmembrane protein 138-like gives rise to the protein MLFNTFVFQVGLVAILLERFRMLLMLSALYLTLSIILHSWLMNLRWLNTNRFVWTDGLQVLFVFQRTASVLYYYFYKRTAEYLGDPRLYEDSAWLRDVFAQVRQ